A single region of the Hylaeus volcanicus isolate JK05 chromosome 5, UHH_iyHylVolc1.0_haploid, whole genome shotgun sequence genome encodes:
- the LOC128876331 gene encoding spidroin-1-like, whose amino-acid sequence MKTFVVFACLAVAAARAGIAHGGGIALAGGHGIGGYGGYGGLGIGRGLGGIASGASLTGGLAAGAGTANALQQSGASSLGSGGLGVNYAAGAASAAGAAGVQQIVSGGVLGGRADIGSAEGPKANVGPQTGPSDLVGPQEGAKSVGGPRTGPSSLIGAAAGPTTVLGSSGGTATIVGPSQGTANLVGPSNGGVNFWAGSGNVNGDDGSSGAAAAAAPASGLGGGALSGGALGLGGAGAIAVVGGGAGGIAGGLGGHDGGVAVINGPSGAIHAGLGSHGAIIPGVLGKY is encoded by the exons ATGAAGACCTTT GTTGTGTTCGCCTGTCTGGCAGTGGCGGCGGCCCGCGCCGGAATCGCCCATGGAGGTGGCATCGCTCTTGCCGGTGGTCATGGCATTGGAGGCTATGGAGGCTATGGAGGCCTGGGCATCGGCAGAGGTTTGGGAGGAATCGCCAGTGGCGCTAGTCTGACTGGAGGACTCGCCGCGGGTGCGGGTACCGCGAACGCTCTCCAACAGAGCGGTGCGTCCAGCTTGGGATCCGGTGGACTCGGTGTCAACTATGCTGCTGGTGCTGCGTCGGCGGCTGGCGCTGCTGGTGTACAACAGATCGTCTCTGGTG GAGTGCTCGGCGGCAGGGCTGACATTGGCTCCGCCGAAGGACCCAAAGCCAACGTTGGACCCCAGACCGGACCCTCTGACCTGGTTGGACCCCAAGAAGGAGCCAAGAGCGTAGGTGGACCCCGTACTGGACCATCCAGCTTGATCGGTGCTGCTGCTGGCCCCACCACCGTCCTCGGTAGCTCCGGTGGTACCGCCACCATTGTAGGACCATCCCAAGGAACGGCTAACCTGGTCGGACCATCCAACGGTGGTGTCAACTTCTGGGCTGGAAGCGGAAACGTAAACGGTGATGATGGTAGCTCTGGTGCCGCTGCTGCTGCCGCGCCCGCCTCTGGTCTCGGCGGTGGTGCTCTTAGCGGTGGTGCTCTTGGTCTCGGTGGCGCTG GTGCCATCGCTGTTGTGGGTGGAGGAGCTGGAGGCATCGCTGGTGGACTCGGCGGACACGACGGTGGTGTTGCTGTGATCAACGGACCGTCTGGCGCCATCCACGCCGGACTCGGCTCCCACGGAGCCATCATCCCCGGGGTACTCGGCAAGTACTAG